In Pseudomonadota bacterium, the genomic window ATAGCTCCCGTCAGTTCCAATGTCACATTGTGCCGCTTTCTTAATTCTGCCATTGCCTTAAAAAGGTAGGGCAGCCCCTTTGCGTACTTGAATATGCCTGCAGAGCCTATGTGAAAGGCATTATCTTTAACACTGTGAGGCGTCCATGACGCAGCGGGTATGGAAACGGAGTTGTAGATGATCTGCGCCTTCCCTTTAATCGGTGAGAGGGCGTCTGCCGTGTCAAAGAGATCACGGCTTAACGCCACTACCCTGCCGGCATTCTCCAGACCGCTTCTGCACATTGCGGTCTTTTCCGGGCTGAATATATACTTTTTTACGTCATTTCCAACAATGGTGACAATGGAAGGCCTGCCTGCCTTCCGCGCAAAAAGCCCAGCGATATAGCCGACTGGGTAGAGAAAAAAGCTGTGAAAAAGGTCAAAGGATTCGTCATCATGGAGAAGTTCGAGGGACTGATACATCATCTTGAAGGTCCGCATATAAGGAGAATCCCACATCGTATAAGGCCTGCCGGAGAAGTCTTCTTTGCCGATATTCAGCCGGTGAACCATGATTCCGTCAATGAGTTCATCCTTCCTGTTTTCATCGAGGAGAACCATCGGTTCATCTGTAACCGTAAAATGGGCAACGTGGACCTCTATCCCCATGTCCCGGATATGCCGGGAAACGTTTTCCACTGTCCGCGCAAGCCCACCCCACTGGTCAGGCGGATACTCAGGTGTTACAATGCATGTTTTCTTAATGTTGCCTTTTCTTCGAAGCATGTATGGATTTTATAGTATCAAAGACATCGTCACTTAGTCAACCATGT contains:
- a CDS encoding glycosyltransferase — encoded protein: MLRRKGNIKKTCIVTPEYPPDQWGGLARTVENVSRHIRDMGIEVHVAHFTVTDEPMVLLDENRKDELIDGIMVHRLNIGKEDFSGRPYTMWDSPYMRTFKMMYQSLELLHDDESFDLFHSFFLYPVGYIAGLFARKAGRPSIVTIVGNDVKKYIFSPEKTAMCRSGLENAGRVVALSRDLFDTADALSPIKGKAQIIYNSVSIPAASWTPHSVKDNAFHIGSAGIFKYAKGLPYLFKAMAELRKRHNVTLELTGAIRDSEQKTCEDMIKRTGIKDILTFHPAVSHEKVTDRLLSLDAFVLPSVSEGCPNILMEAMACGLPCVATRVGAVENLMEDGISGLIVPWGSAIAIADALERIIALSDGGLAMGIAARERMTYFSPERERKAWEQVYRQFDE